The genomic DNA ATGACGGGGAGTAAATTCTTCGAGCAAAATATTTCTTATGCCGTCAAAATATTTCGGATTCTCAAAATATGCCTGGCAGTATAAATTTTTCAGGGGTGAGCGGCGTGGTTTAACGTAACCGGATGGCAGTGCATGATTAGGCATATAGACACCAGCTTTATTTAATATGGGCTGAACAAATTTTGTATCAACGTAAATGAAAGATTTGCCGCGAAAAATTTTTTCGATAATTCTATGTCTGAACGATAATAAACAGCGCTGGAAAAAGTTTATAAATTTTCTCGGAGGTTCACTGTTATAATTAACTTCTTGGATATTAAAATCTTTGAGGCCATTAGAAAAAGTTTCATCGTTGTTTTTATTTTCCGTAAATTCATTAATGTTTATGTCAATAATGTAGTCGGGATAAAATTTTACCTGCAATGCACGCGCAAAAGCGTATCTAAATAATTGGTTGCCGAGCCTTCCAGATAATATAAGATGTATGCTTCCTGCTTCCTGCTTCCTGCTTCCTGCTTCAATTATGTTATTATTCATGTTTGTCAAGCGTCCTTTAGCCGAAAAATTTATTATGT from Synergistaceae bacterium includes the following:
- a CDS encoding alpha-1,2-fucosyltransferase; the protein is MNNNIIEAGSRKQEAGSIHLILSGRLGNQLFRYAFARALQVKFYPDYIIDININEFTENKNNDETFSNGLKDFNIQEVNYNSEPPRKFINFFQRCLLSFRHRIIEKIFRGKSFIYVDTKFVQPILNKAGVYMPNHALPSGYVKPRRSPLKNLYCQAYFENPKYFDGIRNILLEEFTPRHDVLTHNIKLLDDIKNSESVCVSIRRGDFLSPQYRSRFNVCNEEYFITAMKAIREEISDCKFFVFSDDVEDVKKNFHFPFDVTYEKGDDPVWEKLRLMYNCKHFIISNSTFSWWAHYLSRNNNKIVYAPTPWRRGESCKDFYLPYMRTIEC